A section of the Budorcas taxicolor isolate Tak-1 chromosome 17, Takin1.1, whole genome shotgun sequence genome encodes:
- the PRODH gene encoding proline dehydrogenase 1, mitochondrial isoform X2: protein MKMTFYGQFVAGEDQESIRPLIQHNKAFGVGSILDYGVEEDLTPEEAERTEMESCSSALERDGRGVSKREKQFQAHRAFRDRRDGVTRARTYFCASEAKCDSHMETFLRCIEASGGASEDGFSAIKLTALGRPQFLLQFSDVLTKWRRFFHHVAAEQGKAGLAAVDTKLEVAALQESVVKMGIASRAEIEDWFTAETLGESGTLDLLDWCSLIDSRTELSRQLAVPNTQTGRLEPLLSQFTEEEERQMARVLQRVGVLAEKASQAGVRLMVDAEQTYFQPAISRLTLETQRRFNTERPLVFNTFQCYLRDAYDNVSLDVELARREGWCFGAKLVRGAYMAQERARALEVGYEDPINPTYEATSAVYHRCLDYVLEELKHNARAAVMVASHNEGTVRFTLRRMEELGLHPADRQVYFGQLLGMCDQISFPLASSTSLPRTPTPTPGQRPLRAPASPSLTPITFYTLSWESLQGPALLMRAEAHTCQKSWEPSGTALPTPTTLDLKNHLPQSPALAP, encoded by the exons ATGAAGATGACCTTCTACGGGCAGTTTGTGGCTGGCGAGGACCAGGAGTCCATCCGGCCCCTGATCCAGCACAACAAGGCCTTCGGCGTGGGCTCCATCCTGGACTACGGTGTGGAGGAGGACTTGACGCCTGAGGAGGCCGAGCGCACGGAGATGGA GTCCTGTTCCTCGGCCTTGGAGCGCGACGGCCGCG GTGTCAGTAAGAGGGAGAAGCAGTTCCAGGCGCACCGGGCCTTCAGGGACCGCAGGGACGGGGTCACCCGCGCCCGCACCTACTTCTGTGCCAGTGAGGCCAAGTGTGACAGCCACATGGAGACCTTCCTGCGCTGCATCGAGGCCTCAG GCGGAGCCAGCGAGGATGGCTTCTCAGCCATTAAGCTCACGGCTTTGGGGAGACCGCAGTTTCTG CTGCAGTTCTCGGATGTGCTGACCAAGTGGAGACGCTTCTTCCACCACGTGGCTGCTGAGCAGGGCAAGGCTGGGCTGGCCGCTGTGGACACGAAGCTTGAGGtggctgcactgcag GAAAGCGTGGTCAAGATGGGCATCGCGTCCCGGGCGGAGATCGAGGACTGGTTCACCGCGGAGACGCTGGGCGAGTCTGG CACGCTGGACCTGCTGGACTGGTGCAGCCTCATCGACAGCAGGACTGAGCTCTCCAGGCAGCTGGCGGTCCCCAACACGCAG ACGGGCCGGCTGGAGCCCCTGCTGTCGCAGttcacagaggaggaggagcggCAGATGGCACGCGTGCTGCAGAGGGTGGGCGTGCTGGCCGAG AAAGCCAGCCAGGCGGGCGTGCGGCTGATGGTGGATGCGGAGCAGACCTACTTCCAGCCGGCCATCAGCCGCCTGACGCTGGAGACGCAGCGCAGGTTCAACACGGAGAGGCCGCTCGTCTTCAACACGTTCCAGTGCTACCTCAGG GATGCCTATGACAACGTCAGCCTGGATGTGGAGCTGGCTCGCCGGGAGGGCTGGTGTTTCGGGGCAAAGCTAGTGCGCGGTGCATACATGGCCCAGGAGCGCGCCCGCGCGCTGGAGGTGGGCTACGAGGACCCCATCAACCCCACGTACGAGGCCACCAGCGCTGTGTACCACAG GTGCCTGGACTATGTCCTGGAGGAGCTGAAGCACAACGCCAGGGCCGCGGTGATGGTGGCCTCGCACAACGAGGGCACCGTGCGCTTCACGCTGCGCAG GATGGAGGAGCTGGGCCTGCACCCTGCCGACCGCCAGGTGTACTTTGGACAGCTTCTGGGCATGTGCGACCAGATCAGCTTCCCGCTGG CCTCTTCCACCAGCCTGCCTAGGACACCTACACCCACACCCGGGCAGCGACCTCTCAGGGCTCCGGCCAGTCCCAGCCTCACACCAATCACCTTTTACACCCTGAGCTGGGAGAGCCTGCAGGGCCCTGCTCTGCTCATGAGGGCTGAGGCCCACACGTGCCAGAAGAGCTGGGAGCCGTCAGGAACTGCCCTACCCACCCCCACGACCTTGGACCTTAAGAACCACCTTCCCCAGAGTCCAGCCCTGGCGCCCTGA
- the LOC128062268 gene encoding protein DGCR6, producing the protein MERCSGALEEAADGARQQERHYQLLSALQGLVKELPSSFQQRLSYTTLSDLALALLDGTVFEIVQGLLEIQHLTEKSLYNQRLRLQNEHRVLRQALRQKHQEAQQACRPHSLPVLQAAQQREIEAAEQRIREEQRAMDQKIVLELDRKVADQQSTLEKAGVAGFYVTTNPQELTLQMNLLELIRKLQQRGRQAGKAAL; encoded by the exons ATGGAGCGCTGCTCGGGCGCTTTGGAGGAGGCGGCGGACGGGGCCCGGCAGCAGGAGCGGCACTACCAGCTGCTGTCGGCGCTGCAGGGCCTGGTCAAGGAGCTGCCCAG CTCCTTCCAGCAGCGCCTGTCCTACACCACACTCAGCGACCTGGCCCTGGCGCTGCTCGACGGCACCGTGTTCGAGATCGTCCAGGGGCTGCTGGAGATCCAGCACCTCACCGAGAAGAGCCTGTACAACCAGCGCCTGCGGCTGCAGAACGAGCACCGAG TGCTCAGGCAGGCGCTGCGGCAGAAgcaccaggaagcccagcaggCCTGCCGGCCCCACAGCCTGCCTGTGCTCCAGGCGGCCCAGCAGCGCGAGATCGAG GCAGCAGAACAGCGGATCCGTGAGGAGCAGCGGGCGATGGACCAGAAGATCGTGCTGGAGCTGGACCGGAAGGTGGCGGACCAGCAGagcaccctggagaaggcaggcgTGGCTGGCTTCTACGTGACCACCAACCCGCAG GAGCTGACCCTGCAGATGAACCTCCTGGAGCTCATCCGGAAGCTGCAGCAGAGGGGCCGCCAGGCAGGGAAGGCGGCCCTGTGA
- the PRODH gene encoding proline dehydrogenase 1, mitochondrial isoform X1 — MGLRRTSWVQLYALCRRAPLSTAPAAREQPAAGPGAEPVCGPGETARPPVPAVDFGNTQEAYRSRRSWELARSLLVLSLCASPALLARHEQLLHLARKLLGQRLFNTLMKMTFYGQFVAGEDQESIRPLIQHNKAFGVGSILDYGVEEDLTPEEAERTEMESCSSALERDGRGVSKREKQFQAHRAFRDRRDGVTRARTYFCASEAKCDSHMETFLRCIEASGGASEDGFSAIKLTALGRPQFLLQFSDVLTKWRRFFHHVAAEQGKAGLAAVDTKLEVAALQESVVKMGIASRAEIEDWFTAETLGESGTLDLLDWCSLIDSRTELSRQLAVPNTQTGRLEPLLSQFTEEEERQMARVLQRVGVLAEKASQAGVRLMVDAEQTYFQPAISRLTLETQRRFNTERPLVFNTFQCYLRDAYDNVSLDVELARREGWCFGAKLVRGAYMAQERARALEVGYEDPINPTYEATSAVYHRCLDYVLEELKHNARAAVMVASHNEGTVRFTLRRMEELGLHPADRQVYFGQLLGMCDQISFPLGQAGFPVYKYVPYGPVMEVLPYLSRRALENSGVMKGAQRERQLLWQELKRRLCTGSLFHQPA; from the exons ATGGGTCTCCGGCGAACGTCCTGGGTGCAGCTTTACGCCCTCTGTCGCCGCGCCCCGCTGTCTACCGCGCCGGCGGCCCGAGAGCAGCCCGCCGCGGGCCCGGGAGCCGAGCCCGTGTGCGGGCCGGGCGAAACCGCGCGGCCGCCGGTGCCCGCCGTGGACTTCGGCAACACGCAGGAGGCGTACCGGAGCCGGCGCAGCTGGGAGCTGGCGCGCAGCCTGCTGGTGCTGAGCCTCTGCGCCTCGCCCGCACTGCTGGCGCGTCACGAGCAG CTGCTGCACCTTGCCAGGAAACTTCTGGGGCAAAGGTTGTTCAACACGCTGATGAAGATGACCTTCTACGGGCAGTTTGTGGCTGGCGAGGACCAGGAGTCCATCCGGCCCCTGATCCAGCACAACAAGGCCTTCGGCGTGGGCTCCATCCTGGACTACGGTGTGGAGGAGGACTTGACGCCTGAGGAGGCCGAGCGCACGGAGATGGA GTCCTGTTCCTCGGCCTTGGAGCGCGACGGCCGCG GTGTCAGTAAGAGGGAGAAGCAGTTCCAGGCGCACCGGGCCTTCAGGGACCGCAGGGACGGGGTCACCCGCGCCCGCACCTACTTCTGTGCCAGTGAGGCCAAGTGTGACAGCCACATGGAGACCTTCCTGCGCTGCATCGAGGCCTCAG GCGGAGCCAGCGAGGATGGCTTCTCAGCCATTAAGCTCACGGCTTTGGGGAGACCGCAGTTTCTG CTGCAGTTCTCGGATGTGCTGACCAAGTGGAGACGCTTCTTCCACCACGTGGCTGCTGAGCAGGGCAAGGCTGGGCTGGCCGCTGTGGACACGAAGCTTGAGGtggctgcactgcag GAAAGCGTGGTCAAGATGGGCATCGCGTCCCGGGCGGAGATCGAGGACTGGTTCACCGCGGAGACGCTGGGCGAGTCTGG CACGCTGGACCTGCTGGACTGGTGCAGCCTCATCGACAGCAGGACTGAGCTCTCCAGGCAGCTGGCGGTCCCCAACACGCAG ACGGGCCGGCTGGAGCCCCTGCTGTCGCAGttcacagaggaggaggagcggCAGATGGCACGCGTGCTGCAGAGGGTGGGCGTGCTGGCCGAG AAAGCCAGCCAGGCGGGCGTGCGGCTGATGGTGGATGCGGAGCAGACCTACTTCCAGCCGGCCATCAGCCGCCTGACGCTGGAGACGCAGCGCAGGTTCAACACGGAGAGGCCGCTCGTCTTCAACACGTTCCAGTGCTACCTCAGG GATGCCTATGACAACGTCAGCCTGGATGTGGAGCTGGCTCGCCGGGAGGGCTGGTGTTTCGGGGCAAAGCTAGTGCGCGGTGCATACATGGCCCAGGAGCGCGCCCGCGCGCTGGAGGTGGGCTACGAGGACCCCATCAACCCCACGTACGAGGCCACCAGCGCTGTGTACCACAG GTGCCTGGACTATGTCCTGGAGGAGCTGAAGCACAACGCCAGGGCCGCGGTGATGGTGGCCTCGCACAACGAGGGCACCGTGCGCTTCACGCTGCGCAG GATGGAGGAGCTGGGCCTGCACCCTGCCGACCGCCAGGTGTACTTTGGACAGCTTCTGGGCATGTGCGACCAGATCAGCTTCCCGCTGG gccaggcaggcttccctgtgtaCAAGTATGTCCCTTACGGGCCCGTGATGGAGGTGCTGCCCTACCTGTCCCGCCGCGCCCTAGAGAACAGCGGGGTCATGAAGGGGGCTCAGCGGGAGCGGCAGCTGCTGTGGCAGGAGCTCAAGCGGAGGCTCTGCACCGGCAGCCTCTTCCACCAGCCTGCCTAG